In Paramormyrops kingsleyae isolate MSU_618 chromosome 13, PKINGS_0.4, whole genome shotgun sequence, a single window of DNA contains:
- the LOC111849710 gene encoding dispanin subfamily A member 2b-like, translated as MDTTQYILPMQTSNYKRLYEPGKKPMNPHELRMTSTPPPRDHILWSFFNFIHCNPCCLGLIALYYSIKARDQKVLGDLEAAREHGSKARSFNIAALCISLVILFIFILLFWIQISILISMLEEFKKGQNRGLKENPFLRGHY; from the exons ATGGACACCACCCAGTACATTTTACCGATGCAAACCAGCAACTACAAGCGCCTGTACGAACCTGGAAAAAAACCTATGAATCCCCATGAGCTGCGGATGACATCTACCCCCCCACCGCGGGATCACATTCTTTGGTCCTTTTTCAACTTCATCCACTGTAATCCATGTTGCTTGGGACTCATCGCCCTTTACTACTCTATAAAG GCCAGGGACCAGAAGGTGCTGGGCGACCTGGAAGCCGCCCGGGAGCACGGATCTAAGGCTCGCTCATTTAATATAGCTGCCCTCTGCATCTCCTTGGTCATCCTGTTCATCTTCATTTTGCTCTTCTGGATACAGATTTCCATACTAATAAGTATGCTTGAAGAATTCAAAAAAGGCCAGAATCGTGGTTTGAAGGAGAATCCCTTTCTTCGTGGGCATTATTAG